TGGGCAGCTACATGTGAACCACCCGCTGCATGTGTCTTCCACATGGTTAAGCTCACTGAATGAGCTTTTCATGAAGATTACCGAAGCCTGCCTCTTTCCGGGAAAGCACACTCCGGGCTTTCCGCCAGAAGCTGCTTTGCAAGAATCCAATTATGGGCAAGCCGCAATGGTTCTGGGTTCCGCTGTAGGATTTCTGGCGCTCTTTAGTTTCGGTGTTGCCAAGCTCACTAGGCCTTCGCGATACAGTTGACGAGGCATTGCCGCTCCATTCCATCGGTGGCACCACTCGAAGCCAGTGGAATCCCAGTTTGCGTAAGATGCCTGGAAAATTCTTCGACTGCAGCAGAGACTGGCGAAGGTTTTTGGCTTGGCACTTCGGAATTCTACAAAATCATGTTTTTACGTAATGATGTTGGTAAGGTAAACGATAATGGAGGAACTCAATTGGCACGCATATGATATTTCCTACTTTAGATCTCCTGGATCTCTTGTTGGCTTGCTCGTTTTCGGTTTCCCAGCATGTGGGTCTGCACATGGAAATAGAACGGTGATTAGCGTTATGAACTTCACATATATAAGACCAATAGCGAAGGTCACTTGTCCCGACTGCCTTCTAATATTGACAGAGAAGTAGCAGATCGCATTCAGACCTATGTCACTGGAGCTGAATCTAATGAAAAGGTTGTAGTTATCTTGACTGATGTTTTTGGTCACAAGCTCAAAAATACCCAGATGACTGCAGATCACTTGGTGATGCTGGCTATAGGGTCTATATCCCAGATATTCTTTTCGGTGAAGCCCTCGAGAGACTGGATGGCTCAGTCGATATCAATGCATGGAGGGAAAGACATAATGTAGCCAAAACTAAACCAGTGGTGGACCAATTCTTGTCCggattgaagaaagagcacTCGCCAAAGTTCGTTGGCGTCGTCGGCTATGCAACTGAAGGCCTGCCTGTGCCATTGCTCATCCAGCCTACGTCTCGATTGAAGAGCTCGCTGCGATCGGAAAGGAGAAACCTCTGCTGATTTCCGCtgctgagaaagatcaTATTTTTCCTCCTGAAATGAGTTACTGAAATTGGTGCCAGATATCAATTGGACCTTTTCAGTGGAGTTTCGCATGGATTTGCTAATAGAGGGAATGAGAATGACCCGTTCGTGAGATACGCCAAGGACAAAGCTTTGCTTGACAAATCTGTTGGTTCAACAATTTCTCCTCGAACTCATAACGTATAAATAGGAGGCCAGCTAGGTTAGATCCAAGCGACAATTCATCTGTACTTAGCTTAGAGTTAACAGGAGTTGGTAATAATTCATTCGTTCTTGTCTTGATAACTTACCTTTAAGTTACTTCAAGGTATCCTGATCTAACGACTAAGTTACAGTACCGACCTGTATTACAACATCTGGTAGCGCCGCGAACCCGAAGCTCTGAACCACTGACAACATCCAGAGAATCCAGAGAATTCAGAGTATCCAACGAACCCCGAAAACCCACAGGAATCACCGATTCCCGAATCGCCAAGGACGCTCTGACCGCAGCTCAGTACAAGCTCGAAGAATATCTGTTATTGCACGGGGCGCTTACCGCAACACGGGTGAATACCGGAAGGTGCAACCGCTTGTCGGTAACGCGTTCAATCATAACGAAGCATACGGTCTCAATGTAAAGAGTTCAACATAGAAAACGACCACGATTCCACAGGATACAGACATAGCGCAACAGTAACAGACACCACACGGCTACCACTTGGTAGCGCCGCTTGCGCATTTTCGTAGTAGCCCTATTTGCTTGTTTCCTTCCCGTCTGCCTGCCGGACGATGCTCTGGACGCAGTTCTCGAGGTCTGGGAACTCGTCCACGATCTTCTCGGCGAGCGAGTCCCTCAGCTGCCGCAGCCCGTGCATCTTGGCACGCTGGTACTGGTTCGAGCGCCGGACGGCCTCGACGAACTCCCTCGTGTAGATGTCGGGGTTGCGCCCGTCCTCGATGTACTGCACCACCTCGAGCGGGATGCTCACCTCGGCGAGCTGCGACCGCGGGTCGCAGCTCTGCCGGTTCAGCCTCGCCACCCGGTCGACGTTCCTCTTCAGATTCGTTACCATGCCCTGCGACGCCTCGGAAGTGCCTGGGAAGTCGTACACGGACACGCCGAGTTCGACGAACGACTCGATCACGGCGCCCACCTGCTGTTCCACAGCTGCCAGCTCGTTCTGGAGGCCGCCAGGCTCGCTCATCTTGTCTGGCGAGTGCAGTGTAGGTGGTTTGTCTGGTCGCGAAGCAGCACAGCTTCTTAAGCAACGGCGAGCAGGGCTCGCAGAGGCAGAGCGACGGTAAGACGGTTGGGTACCAGGCTGGTGGGCGGCACCAGCGGGCTGGCGACGAGCTCTGATCGACGAGCTATACGAAGGACGCCACCACGTGCGGTTGCGATGTGGCGTTGGCATGGCAGTGATGGGCACTCTGGAGGGTACTTAAGCAGTGGCCTGACGGCCACTGCTGGTGGTGGGCGCTGGGACGCCGGCCTCCGAGAACGGGTATGGGCGCGAGCAGGGTGTTTAGGCTGAACAACGGCGTCAGCGTGACGCAGGAGCAGCTGGACCACTGGAACAGGTGGCTGTCGAAGACCAGCGGGCCGCAGGAGGTGATAAGATGGGCTGTGATGACGTTCCCGCATCTGTACCAGACGACGGCGTTCGGGCTGACCGGGCTGGCGACGATCGACATGCTGGCGAAGCTGCGCAGCGAGGATTCCGAGGTGCAGGTGCCTCTGATCTTCGTGGACACGCTGCACCACTTCCCGCAGACGCTGGATCTGCTGGCCGTGGTGCAGGAGCGATACTACACGCCCGTCGGGCAGCAGGTGGCGGTGTTCCGGCCCGAGGGCTGCGCCAGCGAGAAGGAGTTCGCCGCAGCGCACGGCGAGTTCCTCTGGGAGCGGGACGAGGACAAGTACGACTTCCTGGTGAAGGCGGAGCCCGCCCGCAGGGCGTACAAGTCGCTGGGCTGCACCGCCGTGTTCACCGGGCGGCGCCGGTCGCAGGGAGCGGCGCGCTCAGCCCTGCAGTTCGTCGAggtcgatgagctgaacGGGATCGTCAAGATCAACCCGCTGGCAGACTGGACGTTCGACCAGGTCAGGCAGTACGTCGACGACAACAATGTGCCCTTCaacgagctgctgaacTACGGCTACCGGTCGATCGGCGACTACCACTCGACGGCGCCCGTGCAGGACGGCGAGGACGAGCGGGCTGGCCGCTGGAAGGGCAAGAACAAGACCGAGTGCGGCATCCACGAGACCAGCAGGTTCGCCAAGTATCTGGAGAGCACTTCCACGGCCAAATAGGCTGTTTTTGTAACCGTTTGAAAGCGGTGGTCGACGAGCACGCTgaacagctctttgaagcgTCCAGATAGCGCTGCTGGCTGCCATGAACGGGCCAATTGCCGTCTGGAAGCCGTATTATTCGAGTTCCCGTATATAGTCACTAGCTCCAGTCTTTTATAAGCCTAAAAAATTATAGCTAACAGCTAGTAACGTTAAAGGCTACGCAAAGTTGTCGCAGATCGACTCAAAAGATGGGCAATTTCCGGTTTCCGGTCAAGACTAAGCTGCCTCCCGGGTTCCTGAACGCTAGGGTTATCAGAGacaatttcaaaagacaGCAATTTGCAGAGAATGAGGTTACAACGAAGGCACTGAAGTTCATCGCGCGGAACACCACTTTGCCGGCTAGGGCAAGGCTggaagctcaattgaagctCACTACGATGCCCAATTACACCAGACTGACGCAGATCCGCAACAGATGCGTGGAAACGGGGCATGCCAGGTTTGTGCTGAGCGATTTCAGACTCTGTAGGACGCAATTCAGAGAGAAGGCCAGGAAAGGTGAGCTGCCTGGGGTGAAGAAGGGTGTCTGGTGAGTTTGGAGAGCTTGGGCATGTAAATAGATGAGACGAATATAGTAATCAGAGTATTGCCCAGTGGGCAACTAGTGCAAGCAGTACTGCGTACAAACATCATTATATTCTTATTAATACCTATCCTGAAGTGTATAGATGTTGCACAGTTATATTTAGTGTAGGCGAAGAGGGCGAAGAATAACGATAGAAGTTTAGCATAACAACAAAGGCGGGAGATAGGAACGCGGAAGCGCAGAGCATCTTACAACAGGACAcactttctcttcttcttcttctcggagccgttcttcttggtcttaCCGTTAGACTTGGACTTCCCCATCAGAGAAGCCCTTGTGGCGGCCTCGAACACCTCTCTGACGCCGTAGCCGGTCTTGGCAGAACACTCGTAGTAGCCGGTGGCGCCGATTTGGTCAGCGACAGACTGGCCCTCCGCGGAGGTCACCGGCTGCTGGCCCTCGGCCTTCAGCGCTTCGATGGTCTGCGGATCGTTTCGCAAATCGACCTTACAACCGACCAGGATGATGGGCACACCCTGACAGAAATGCAGAACCTCTGCGATCCACTTCTCCTGCACGTTCTCGAGCGAGTCTGGAAGATCGATCGAGAAGCAGATCAACACTACGTTCGAATCCGGGTACGACAAAGGCCTCAACCTGTCGTAGTCTTCCTGACCAGCAGTATCCCACAAAGCCAGCTCGACACGACGGCCATCGACTTCCACATCAGCAACGTAGTTTTCGAAGACGGTTGGCACGTACACCTCAGGGAATTGGCCTTTGCTAAACACAATCAGCAGACACGTCTTACCACACGCACCATCACCAACAATCACTAGCTTTCTTCTGATGCTGTTACCTACTTGTTGCGACATACAGGGCAGTTAGCGACACGCGGAAACCGGCAAATCAACTCAATCCAATAAACGACACGCAACTAGACTACTCTTAAGCCCTAGCAATCGTGCAATCCTCGTTTTGTTCACCGTGTTttgctccttcttgatgGGAAACAGGGAAGGAAAGATCGAGATTCTTGACCGACAAAAAAAATTACTATGTGAAACCAACAAGGCTtaaaattttcaagataaCGGCAAAAAAGATCAACTTTAAACGCAAACTGAGCAATGAGTAGAACTCCAATGCCCCAGCAGCGTTCTTCGTTCTTGAGAGGCGAATTATGGCTTCAATTTGAGCCTCTTTGTAGAAATTTTGGCCAACGGGAAGTGGCGTAATGGCAAAATCCTGGAATATGACCATCTTGGTTCTCTATGTACGTTCTCTATCTCTATTTCAAGCCACGGAAGGGCTGTATTGTCAGACACTCGCAGGTGTGCCAGCAGCTCGGTGTTCTGCTCCGGTGTCGAGCTGGTAGACGGCGACAGAATCATCCGTGGCCAGCACAAGAAGCTTCTGGTCAGCGGCGTCGTACGCGAGGTCTTTGACGTGGTACGCCAGCGTGATTGTGCTGTACGGCTCGCCTAGATGCGCATCGTTGTGTCTCACTCCGGGAGCCGGCTGTGCGGGTCTCGCAAAGGCATCTATTTCGTCCATTTCGTCCATCTCATCTGTCTCATCGTCTTCGCCGGCCTCCGCGTCAGTGCTATTCTGGAGGCGAGAGGATACCTGGGCAGTGTGAGCCGCCGCAGCGCGTTCAAAATAATCGTACTGCTGCCCGGCCGGCATCCCATCGAGGCTGCTCTGCAGTTCCACGTCTGATCTGTGGAAGAATAGCAGATGAGAAAGTGTAACGCTGGGCTCGCGAGATTGCACTGCCGCCACAAAGCAATCGCCGTTCAGTGGGTGAAGAGACCGTAAGCTGAATCCCGGATCAACCTCCAACgcaatgattttgatttgTTTCCTGAGCATGGATTTACGAAtgtctttgagaagaaataTCGTGTTGTAGCCGGCATGGTTAACAATAATGTCCCGGCCATAGATTTTAAACTCCTTGATCTGTCTCACATCTTCGATATAGAACGTGAGGCCCTGGGTAAATTTTAGACCTGTCTCACTCACTTCGACGGCCAAAATCGTGGCCTCGTCAAGCTGGGTCTCGTTCTTGTGCTCCGCACGCAAGATATAAAGGCCTCCATCTGGTCTGATCGCAGCAAAAGGTAATATGGGGAAACCAAAACACACTTTGTGGCCTTGCTTAACAATGATCTTGCCACGTTGGGGCAACAAATGGACTAGCTTGATAAGTTTTCCGAAATTCAATACCAGCGTTACTGATTTGTCCTCAGTTGGTATTTCGACGACATCGACTAGTGACgcagtttcttcgaaaagcACAGACGGATTTAATGACAGGGTTTTCCCGTTACTTAGCTTGATGCAATCCCACTTACGAGAGTCGAAATTGACTACGAGCATCCTGTTAATTTTCTCAACAAAAATGAACTTCTTGTTCATGTCCCTGGTTGAACGCAGAATGTACTTGGAGCGGTTCCATGAGTAGTACGACATTTCCAATACATGCAGCCCATCGAAGCGCTGGAGGAAAACTTTGCCGTTAACTTCGTCCACTTGAACATCTACAATAGACGCATTGACGTTTGTCTCGTATGGCAAATTTAGTTCGTAGAAACAGTAGCGGAAGCTGTCAGTGTCTGCTAATGTGAAGACCGCTACTTCCTGAGTCGAAAATACCAGACAGCTGCAATCATTCATCTTTCGCAGTCGGATATCACTAAACTGAAAATCAAGGTCAACGGATTGCATGGAAAGATCCGAATGTCTGACTGCTATGATCTCGCCTCCATTTCGTATAAAACAGAGCCAGTCCTTCAAACATGTCATCGTCTTGATCTGTCCAGAGCACAAGGTGATAGCTTTCGCTGGGCCGGAAAGATTAGGAGAGAGTTTGATAAGTTTGCCGTTTCCAGCCAAGTACACAATGATTTTCCCATCGCTCCCTCTCACCAATTGGCACTCTAACTGACCTTCCTCGATGCCTGTCATGCCGTCATCAGAGAGATTTATCGCAGGGAACTCCTTTTTATCGATACAGTTTATGTCCTCAATATACTGCATCTGACGTTCTTTATCATTCCATATGATAACGGCCTGTTCGAAACGTGCGACCCCATCAATCCGCCACCCAGGGCTGTATATAATTGGCTCATCATCTATTCCAAACTTTAAAGATTGAGCATatatgcttcttcttgaaaccTGAATCAGGAATCTGGAAGTGAGAAAGACCTCAAAGCATTCTTCATCGGTTCTGATCATTAAATCATCGACTTCAGTCAACTGGGGCTCTGCAGTGGACAGGTCTAATGTAAGGCATGTAGATGAGGGTGCTGTGCTAACCGGCGTCCGATCAGTTCCGAAAATAATGTATGCTTGCTGGCCTAACTTACCCAAATCTCTGGACAAGCGATTTCTAAATTCTGGCTGAAGGCCATTCAAAGGATAGCATCTGGctgaattgaagaatgaaatgTGCCGCAGCTTGCAAATACGGTAGACTTTCCGGAGTGACCCCGAAGTCTGAAAATTGGTGATTGCCGTGGGTGATGTTAGCCATATCTCAGAGGCGTGTCTACCCCATCGCTTCCTGGGTGGAACAACCATAATTTCAGATGTTCCTTCCGAGGAACTATCCATCGTATGCTTGAAAGTGAGTGCACTAAATGACGAGACCAGGTTAGCTGAGGTAGTCGGCCGCATTTCTCCAATATCTATGAATAATTCAATCGTTCTGCCATAACTAATGACAATCAATGGATACTCATTGTCAAGGTCTGCCCTTTCATCCATGGAACATAAACCGCTTAATCCCTTGAACCTTGTCAGTGAGTAAATTGTGGTCTGATCGTTACCATCTACCAAACATGCATTTATATGACCACTTAGAGCGCCGACCACAAGGCAATGCTCGAACTTAGAGAACTCTTCCGCGCGTTCCCGTTTGAGAAGCTCCAATAGCTTGGGAGCATAGAAATGATCACGAATGGCTCGAAGATTGCCCGCCTCGGATCTATTAAAGTTTGTTTCGCCTGACATGAGCTGATTCGCTGAGATTACCTCCAATACTCCGACGTAAAATACTAAAATCTTGTTATCACTCAAAGGTGCGCACGCCTCGAAGGTGTGGTCCGTCCAATAAGTCAAATAATGCACCTTCTTGACTTTTGGCTCGCTTGTATCCCACTCAATACAGTAGTACATTAAACGGTTTGACTGCAGCGCAGCGATAAACAGGAAGAAATGAGAGTCATTCTCATTTGGAAAGAAGATGCATTCCAGTATCGTGCAATCGTCAAGAACTAAATTATTCACAGCCTGGACCTGGCCTTGGTTTCCGATCTCAAAAAACTTGCAAACACCTTCTCTGCCATTAAATGTCATAAACTCTTTGGCGTGCTGATGTCTTCTGACGCACCAGGGTCCGTCTGATCCAAGATCCAGACAGTAATTAAGAGTGACGTATTCCAATGTTTTGTTTATAGTCATGCCATAAAGATGGCCGGTGGTTAAGGTTACCACGATGATGGGATTAGCATCTCCCAGATTAAAAACCTGGCATTCATCGATTCCTCGGTGGGTAAAAAGCGGCATAACGTCCCCCACCCGGCAAATAGAGTTCTCAGTGACAAGCAAGTATATGCGTTCTAGAGTTGTGGCACTGCTTTTCTCCAATTCGTCGCCTTCAGGTCCTTCCAAGGGCGATTGGTGcaaaagctcttcaatttcagaGTCTTCCAGCGTCTCTGGATCGTTGCTAATATCAAAAACCTCCTCCATGGCTCTCAAATGGGCATATGGCTTGGCATCAGACGTGGATGTGGCATTCCTTGTCGTTATGAGCACCGGGGCCTTCCTCTCCTCGGTACGGTATCGAGGTAGAACTAATGACAGGCACTTTCTAGGCttttttccttcaattgtATTACAGCGTTTGAAATAAAGCTTAGGTAAAACGGCTCTTAAAATTACCTGGGGATCTTCTTCTACCCTTTTCGAGATGTcaacatcatcatcaatgcCATGATATGATAAAGGTCCATCGTTATCTTGAATCACTGACAGTTCACCAAAACAAAACCAGATTGCATCACGACGATTTAGAAATCTCTGATCATTCTCAAATGTCATGAAACGACCGCTTGTTAA
The nucleotide sequence above comes from Torulaspora globosa chromosome 6, complete sequence. Encoded proteins:
- the MMS1 gene encoding Mms1p (ancestral locus Anc_7.519), encoding MTFENDQRFLNRRDAIWFCFGELSVIQDNDGPLSYHGIDDDVDISKRVEEDPQVILRAVLPKLYFKRCNTIEGKKPRKCLSLVLPRYRTEERKAPVLITTRNATSTSDAKPYAHLRAMEEVFDISNDPETLEDSEIEELLHQSPLEGPEGDELEKSSATTLERIYLLVTENSICRVGDVMPLFTHRGIDECQVFNLGDANPIIVVTLTTGHLYGMTINKTLEYVTLNYCLDLGSDGPWCVRRHQHAKEFMTFNGREGVCKFFEIGNQGQVQAVNNLVLDDCTILECIFFPNENDSHFFLFIAALQSNRLMYYCIEWDTSEPKVKKVHYLTYWTDHTFEACAPLSDNKILVFYVGVLEVISANQLMSGETNFNRSEAGNLRAIRDHFYAPKLLELLKRERAEEFSKFEHCLVVGALSGHINACLVDGNDQTTIYSLTRFKGLSGLCSMDERADLDNEYPLIVISYGRTIELFIDIGEMRPTTSANLVSSFSALTFKHTMDSSSEGTSEIMVVPPRKRWGRHASEIWLTSPTAITNFQTSGSLRKVYRICKLRHISFFNSARCYPLNGLQPEFRNRLSRDLGKLGQQAYIIFGTDRTPVSTAPSSTCLTLDLSTAEPQLTEVDDLMIRTDEECFEVFLTSRFLIQVSRRSIYAQSLKFGIDDEPIIYSPGWRIDGVARFEQAVIIWNDKERQMQYIEDINCIDKKEFPAINLSDDGMTGIEEGQLECQLVRGSDGKIIVYLAGNGKLIKLSPNLSGPAKAITLCSGQIKTMTCLKDWLCFIRNGGEIIAVRHSDLSMQSVDLDFQFSDIRLRKMNDCSCLVFSTQEVAVFTLADTDSFRYCFYELNLPYETNVNASIVDVQVDEVNGKVFLQRFDGLHVLEMSYYSWNRSKYILRSTRDMNKKFIFVEKINRMLVVNFDSRKWDCIKLSNGKTLSLNPSVLFEETASLVDVVEIPTEDKSVTLVLNFGKLIKLVHLLPQRGKIIVKQGHKVCFGFPILPFAAIRPDGGLYILRAEHKNETQLDEATILAVEVSETGLKFTQGLTFYIEDVRQIKEFKIYGRDIIVNHAGYNTIFLLKDIRKSMLRKQIKIIALEVDPGFSLRSLHPLNGDCFVAAVQSREPSVTLSHLLFFHRSDVELQSSLDGMPAGQQYDYFERAAAAHTAQVSSRLQNSTDAEAGEDDETDEMDEMDEIDAFARPAQPAPGVRHNDAHLGEPYSTITLAYHVKDLAYDAADQKLLVLATDDSVAVYQLDTGAEHRAAGTPASV
- the MRP2 gene encoding mitochondrial 37S ribosomal protein uS14m (ancestral locus Anc_7.522), with amino-acid sequence MGNFRFPVKTKLPPGFLNARVIRDNFKRQQFAENEVTTKALKFIARNTTLPARARLEAQLKLTTMPNYTRLTQIRNRCVETGHARFVLSDFRLCRTQFREKARKGELPGVKKGVW
- the RHO1 gene encoding Rho family GTPase RHO1 (ancestral locus Anc_7.520), with translation MSQQVGNSIRRKLVIVGDGACGKTCLLIVFSKGQFPEVYVPTVFENYVADVEVDGRRVELALWDTAGQEDYDRLRPLSYPDSNVVLICFSIDLPDSLENVQEKWIAEVLHFCQGVPIILVGCKVDLRNDPQTIEALKAEGQQPVTSAEGQSVADQIGATGYYECSAKTGYGVREVFEAATRASLMGKSKSNGKTKKNGSEKKKKRKCVLL
- the MET16 gene encoding phosphoadenylyl-sulfate reductase (thioredoxin) (ancestral locus Anc_7.523); its protein translation is MGASRVFRLNNGVSVTQEQLDHWNRWLSKTSGPQEVIRWAVMTFPHLYQTTAFGLTGLATIDMLAKLRSEDSEVQVPLIFVDTLHHFPQTLDLLAVVQERYYTPVGQQVAVFRPEGCASEKEFAAAHGEFLWERDEDKYDFLVKAEPARRAYKSLGCTAVFTGRRRSQGAARSALQFVEVDELNGIVKINPLADWTFDQVRQYVDDNNVPFNELLNYGYRSIGDYHSTAPVQDGEDERAGRWKGKNKTECGIHETSRFAKYLESTSTAK
- the NUT2 gene encoding mediator complex subunit NUT2 (ancestral locus Anc_7.524), translating into MPTPHRNRTWWRPSYSSSIRARRQPAGAAHQPGTQPSYRRSASASPARRCLRSCAASRPDKPPTLHSPDKMSEPGGLQNELAAVEQQVGAVIESFVELGVSVYDFPGTSEASQGMVTNLKRNVDRVARLNRQSCDPRSQLAEVSIPLEVVQYIEDGRNPDIYTREFVEAVRRSNQYQRAKMHGLRQLRDSLAEKIVDEFPDLENCVQSIVRQADGKETSK